Genomic window (Magnolia sinica isolate HGM2019 chromosome 6, MsV1, whole genome shotgun sequence):
TCTAACTCAAGGTTGAGGAGAGTCTGGAGCAGTTCTGCGAGGATGGGATTTGATTGGATGGAGAAGCCTCTAAATCCCACTTCTCAAGATTTAGCATTAGAAGGTGGATTGAGACGGGTGTACCGCAGCTCAGGGAACCTCCAATCTATCTGGTCACAGCAGCAAGAGGAGTCGGAAGTAATTGATTCGTTATCTGATGTTTCTGACAACTTATCCGACGAGGAAGCTGATTTGTATTCTGAAAATGTTGTGGGTAAATGTGAGGATGGAGCTGATGGAGAATGTGAGAAGCTCCAAGATAGATATGTTCGCATTGTCAGCAAGCAAATGGTCGGGATCTATGTATCGCTTTGGGTTCGTAAAAGGTTGAGGAGGCATATAAACAACTTGAAGGTTTCTCCAGTTGGAGTTGGACTCATGGGCTACATGGGAAACAAGGTCTTGCCATCCCTCTCAAGTCGCACCCTAAAAATGCTATGTTTTTTATGGTGATTGTGCATGTGGTCAGCCCAATAAGCTGTACATCAGGGTCCGCCTTATCGTTCATATGGTGGATCAAGTGGTGGATGGGAGATGCCCAAAATATCTTCcccattggatgatcctaactgtcTATACTGATTCAGCCCAATATaaagatggttcagatcatctagCACAGGAGTTATTGGGGCATGGCCCATCAATTGACGTGGCTCACCAGAtcaaatatgggacccaccagtaTCATTGTTGGGTCGAACGAGAATAAACCTTTCTTTCGATTTCCCAAATGAGAAAATTTATCATAGATGCTACTAGATGTCTGACTAATATATCTGATAATGCAGGGATCCGTTTCTGTCAGCATGTCTTTGTTCCAAACACGGTTATGCTTTGTTTGCTCTCATCTCACATCTGGTCACAAGTATGGGGATGAACAGAAGCGTAACTCTGATGTGTTCGAAATCATACGCCGTACCCGATTTCCTTCTCTATATGATGCTGATCAACCACAGACTATTTCATCACATGAGTAAGCTTCGTCTCTATACTCATTTTCATTTATTCCAGAAATAATCAAGAATCTGAAATGGCTGTAGTAAGGAAGCTTGCAATTTGTTTTTCTAGTCATTGTAACACTTTGCGACAAGAACGTTCGgcttctcttttctcctcttatgGAAAATATTTAGGCTGTGTTTGGCTGCACAAGTGACTCCGATTGAGAATGATTGTTTTAGTTCAAGAGGAAATCATCTTAATCAGGAAGTAGTTACACTTCTTTCAAGTCCAAACTTGAAAATAGCGTAACTGCATTTTGGAGCTGCCCGTATCTTCAATTCAAATGCTAAGGAAAACACAATTTGGACTTTTCCATTTTAAAAAGATTAATGATTGAAATTCGATGCGTGGAATGAAATGCATGATTGTCTTTCTTTGAATGTGCGCAGCCAGATATTCTGGTTTGGGGATCTGAATTACCGTCTGAATATGATGGACGCTGATGTAAGGAAGCTTGTCGCTGGGAGACAATGGGATGAACTTATCAACAGTGATCAGGTAATATTTCTAGCACTTCATGTTGATGTTGCAAATCATAAAAGAGTATTTTGTTGAGTGTTAGCATTCGCAATAGATTTTCAATATTTATGTTCTGTCACATTCCAAGTAATTTATGGTAATAAAATTATTTGATTGTTTTATCGGGGGATGTCGCAGTTATCCAAAGAGCTGCGAAGTGGGCGCGTATTTGATGGTTGGAAGGAAGGTGTGATTGAATTCCCGCCGACTTATAAGTATGAATTCAACTCTGATCGGTATGTTGGAGAAAACCCAAAAGAGGGCGAAAAGAAGAGATCTCCAGCATGGTAAATTTTGAATCTGTTGTGTGTAGCACATTTCCAGACAAGACTAGATTTGGGTTTTGGAGGAATTTTATGATCCTTGACATGCAGATGTGCACAGCATACTTCTTCAGTTCTCAGTTTGTATGAGCAGAGCCCATGTTTCAGGGATCCATAACATCGGTCCATTCGGCCTCACTGTTTGGATCACACCCAAAAGACCTCCTCGATGGGAAAATCccaacctttcaatttgtggcttGTAAATTGACAGCTACAAAGTACAATAGCAGTCCAAATTCATCTGAAAATGGCATAATCTTGGAGTCTAGGAtgttccaatctgggagatttttggggcatgttgGGTCCCATCAGATGTACGGTCTGGACCACTGAAACATGGGTCCCACTCATATAAACTGACTACCTGATCAAGATGTACTAATGACTGTTTACCAAGGGATTTTGTTTTTTGTAAGGAATCTGCACTAATCCCATATTGTTGGAAGCTGATTAAAGTGTCATATAAACCTGCAATCCATGTAGATGGCATTGTTTTTAATAACCTCGACAAGCTGACAGATGAAACTAGAGTTGGGAAATGGATTCTTTGCTGCCTTTTAGCCAATTTTCTTTATTTACATACATATTGGTGACTGTAGTTTCTGTTGTCATGTAGGTGTGATCGAATACTCTGGTTAGGAAAGGGCATCAAACAACTTTCTTACAGGCAGGCTGAACTGAGCCTTTCAGATCATCGCCCCATCAGCTCTATTTTCCTGGTTGAAGTCGAAGTCTTCGACCATCGGAAGCTCCGGAGGGCTCTGCATTTTACAGATGCTAGAGTTCACCCTGAAGATTTCCTTGTCGAAGAGGACGACAGTGACATCCAAATTGAAAGCTTCACACACATCAGGTAATCAGGAGCAGCCACAAAACTATCGCGTGCAATTTAGCTCTAGTCATGATGTTGCAGGTGTTTGGGGCATCCAAActgcatgcataaggtgggccccaccatgaacattGCCTGGCACAAAAGTCAGGGTGGTCACTCATCATCAACCAAGCTTACCCCATATGAAAGCAATGGTTGGTCTCAACCAGACCCGCCAACCATTCAACTTATCGAGTGGCACTCCTGATGAGTGTAACAGCCTAACCTTCAAGTCAATCTTcatcttggggcccaccatatgcacAGATCAGATATCTTAACACCGTATGCACAGATCATACATCATTCCTCTTTTAGAACTATGGTAAGGCGGTGACCATTCGCTGCTATCAATGACCTTTAAGATGCATCTCAAGCAGGGGAAACAACATGTTGTAGAATGTCACTTGGACATTGCTTCAACTCACTGTGAGTCTCTGAGCGGCTTTAGCTAGACTTCACAACACGGGTGTGGAACTTCAGCCATTGAAGATATTACTAGTAAAAACACATGTGAGTGATCGTCGGGCATGGACTGCATTCAAGCAACGTAAGAGCCCGATTTCTGTCCAAATCTGGTTACTGAGTTACAAATGAGGgtgaaaatatatgaaaaaaccttctttttttttcgtcTTCTTTTTTCTTGTGGGGATTATAGGGTTGTTTGTGTAAAAAGTTATTTTAGTATGAAAATCAGTGTAGAAAAATTAACAAGATTGAAGAAAATGTgtagactgtttttttttttttttttaaaataaaaattgtttagGTGAGTTTGTGTAGTTTTTGGGTTTTGGAATAACACTATTGGTAGGAAATTTTGGGAACCATTGTCACCAACATCTTTGAACATTTATAGTCTATCTTGTGGAATTGCATTGCAAAATTCAGTTATGAGTCTTGAGGGTGAATACCAAACACCAAACACCAAACACCTGCGTGCCCCATGCATGAAAAGGCCGGTTTGTGGGACATCtgagctgttcatcaggtgggccaggtgTGCAGATCACATGGCCCAAATATCAGGCTTTTATGTGAGTTGGGAAGGCCAAGTTTATGTTGAATGTGGAGTGTTGGTAATTCTTTTATTTTGTCTATGATTATCATACATATAGGGACCATCTGATGCGTGGACGGCTCTGATTTATGGGCCAGATTATCTACACAGTTGGGCTACTTGATGCCCGCATGTGGTATTGATTGGACAACTCTAACCAATCGATCATAGTGATTTTCAATCCAATCGAATGTGAGCCGTTCCTCTTTTTCCAGTTTAACGTCTATAATTTACAGAGATCCAAGTCAAAGTTAGGAATGAATTACTCATATCCCTGAAGGGGAGAAACCATCTAACTCCATTGACGTGTGAAAGTTAGCAAAACACAAAAATGAAATGgttagttatttgatactctggcagtgtatgatgcttgatacacatgcaATCTAAAACTGTATATGTGGCATAGATTAACTCAAACTAAAATGGCTATAAATTGTGGAATACTGTTGCTAAGTAAAATCCCAAAATGAGATTGGTTAAGCAATCATAACCTCTGATTCGTCAACACTTGTTGGTTGTGTTGGCTGCTTGGTTCTTTTTAGTTATGCAAGAGTACCAGAATCAATACAGGGGCTCGATTCAAAATAAGTAGATGCGTCCAATATAAATGTTTGTGATCATATTCTAAAGGTGAGGTTCTTCCTTCGAAATTGGATTATTTTGTGCCTTTCACAAGAAAAAACTTTTAGAATACCAATGCAAATTGAATAAAATGAAAAACTTATAATCGGTCACTTCAAACAACTACAAGAATGCATCTTATGAAAGAACcgcttgatattggataaagaatAAATCCAATCGTATAAGCGAAGACCTAGCTTACATCTAGATATAATAGTTAAGAGTTACTGTTGTTTTTAGGATAagctaagataaaagataaattgataaatttaATTGATAGTTATTGGTTAGATTGATTTTAttgtattattttttaatctGTCACATTCCTCTATTATTTATAGATTCTTAATGTAGCTTTTTCCTTCAAATCCTTCTTCTATTACTGCAATGGCTACTACAGTCCAAAAGCTTTTATAGATTcttatattttttagatcattcttATAGCACGTTTCTTTTTACGATGGTTTTACTTCTGAACGCCTCTTAATCGTTTACTTCATTTTATCAATCAAGGTTTTGTATCAGTTATCTTTGGTCGCCTTTCATATCTTAAATAGTTTGACCTCGTTTTTTGTATATTGACTACAACACTCTGTCAACCATCCACTGACACAGAACTAAACTTATGCAAGTTATACACCCGTAAAAAGTGCTCCAAATCTTTGAAGATCTTTTTATCCACTTTTTATTACTCATACAATGCTACATCTCACCCTCTTATTAACTTTCCCATAATTGCTAAAGATAGAGTCCTATTGGTTGAAATAGAACCTTTGGATATTTCTCACTTCAAATCCTTCAGTACACACTGCTACCAATCTAATACTAGATGATAGAAtattaagaatttttttaaaaaatttttaaaatttttttatttttgttcatgATGCTCTAAAGTGGACCCAGAACTTCGGCCgttcaatttgaattaattttacgCAACCTATACTAATTCTTAGTAACTTCTAAGTgagtgcgtatcatccatcacagtctgctggagtatctttttttttttttttttcctgaaatgaAATTACTTCTGATGGATTAAAGAAAAGCAATGTAGGTAGGGGTCGTTCGGGCATACGTCTATTCACAGAAGAAATCAGGGAATTGGTATTTTTACAAGAaatggagttatttgatactctgacagacaATGGTGCTTGATATGCAGCTCAAGTTAAACCCAATAATTTTTCGAACCCATTTTTTCTGAATCACAGTCCAAAAAATCACTTCGGTTGAAGAATCGTGACccctgattcgtggacactttttGTTGAACGAAGGGACTGGttggatatttttatttgtaACCGTCCGATACGTGTCCTCCAATCCGATAGTCAGATAACCAAATTAGAGTATTCTTTTTTTATATGTGATGCATCTAAACTGGgatccacaatttggacggtttaatttgaattaattgcgTTTCACATCTGCAATTTCTAAACGCTTGCGTATCCTCCACACTCAGCTAATGTATCAATGGAGAAATAATCACAGCAAAACGTTCATACACAGCCCCATCTTCTCTCCTTACACGCCACATATGTAGGAAATCTGATCCGttaagcaggtgggccctaccacgaAGATCACCTTCCATAAAAAGTGGGCCTGTTCTACTCATTTGGTGGTCGAACTCATACATTGAGTTGTACTATCGGCTGTCGATTGACGGCGTGTGTATGGACCTGATTTTGACACCACCACGGCTTAGATATTTCCTACAAATGTGACACATTTGCAGTAAATAGTTGCCctgagaagataatattaaccatacGATTTTTCTTATAGAATGTGGACCATTCAATATTTAacttctagccatccatttgatggccattaatgggatggttaggatttcttgattGGTTTTATTTTAAAGATACGATCCATCCATcgataatgggacccacaatttggatggtcatgATAGCTGTAATCAGCCTAATATGCTAGGTGGATAAGTCACCACATTTTCACTATGGTACTCAACTAACACTAATAAGTGTAGCCCACGCCTAAGCAAGTAGGTTGAAGTAGTTCCATCAACCTACTTTGACTTAATTTCAGGAATTTCTTCCATGGATGAGCGGTGAAAGGGATTGACAAAAGAGGTGGTTATACGCAATGTTTGTAGAATAATCTCATTCTACAAGACTACATTTtttggtccaccgtgatgttagatccattccgtccatcatgtgagacccaacATTTTCTCCATATGGAAAAAATATTAGGCTAAGCAAAtaatcaggttggccacaccatgtAAGATCATTACTAGAGTCATTATAATAATGTagcatgggccacctgagttttggaattgtGTGATTTTTGACGTGTGATTTTGTATTTGTGGAtctcaccttatgaatggatcgGATGGCGTATGTAGAACACGGTAAGCCAAACACAAAATCATGATGGTTTTACTGTGGGCGTCCCTATTGAACAGttccctgtgttgtggcccaAATACGTTTTGGGTCGGTCTGATTTTTTTTATACCATCTGATCAGGAATGGATACACcttatgaatggagtggatttggtCTCTACATCaaagtagtgggccccacacacgtagtCGGAGATTAAGCTTTTTCCTCCTGGGAACCGGTCTCTACTCAAAAGAACATCTATAAATAGAGACATGATGGGTGCTTACATTCCTGCCAAAGAGCAAAAACCATCTTCATGTAATTTCATTTCTACCAGCATTCTCACCACTCCCAATTGAAGCATTTCCaaggctttttctttttttttcactaaTGGGCCTGATTAGGATATTGCTAATGGCGATATTTCCTATAGCAATCTCTTTGTTAGTTTTTCATGGCATCGAAGCTTTTGATGATGGGTTGGTCCTTTTTCCTGACTACTACAAAAATTCATGCCCACAAGCAGAGAGGATTGTGAGACAACAGGTCAGGATCGCCATACGAAAAGACCCTCGAATGGCTGCGTCGCTCCTCCGCCTCCATTTTCATGATTGCTTCGTTTTGGTTAAGCTCTTAAAACACCTCCTTTTTTCATTTATTATAATTAAGATATCGTTTGGATGTGTGGCTAGCTTCTTAGCAGTTATGATCGTAGTGTTAGGGTTGGGGAATTAACAAACATTGATTATATTTTATAGTATTCATATTGTTGGGGTATGGGCGGAAGTAATTTGGAGTTAAgagtaaaataataaaaaataaaacaaataaagcaCATCAAGAACACAAAGTTTCACGTGAAAAAATACTCGTGGAAAAAAACCATGATATAAAGCAACGGTGACTTTACTTTGGTAATCAATGTTACAATAGATGTAAGATCTTATTGATCTGAGAATGCTCTCGGAATACCACAAAAATCCTGActttaaattatatttaattagtGAAAGCCTTAAGCACGTTTACAATTACAAGTCATTAAAAAGGATTAAAAATGAATTAAGAAACAAAATCCACAATTCCGCATATCAAGTGCCATCAGCAACTCatcaatgagatcaaaattacctTCGATCAGATCGATGGATTGAATGGCTTTCAATGGGATCAACAGCCCCACTTACAAACAAATTAAAAACATCTAACAACCCATTTCTTTTTAGAGTGCAACTGAAggaagtgtttggatgcacaattttACTGAATGCTAATAAAGTTTCAAATAGTATTTAGCAACTTTGCAATTGAAGGTCAATTGCAGACTGAAAGTAGGCGCAATTGCTAATTGGAGCGGTGCTTGACATCCCCCGCTGTATTGAACTAAAGCCGGGGTGCGATTCAGTAGTGGATGTAAACAGAACCTAACGTATCAAGATGTCATTGTTCCAAACATTCTACGCATGTACTGCTCACCGGCTGGTTGATGTAGATGGAGTTGGTTGCGCCCATCGACACCCCCACataaagaagtgggccacactcatcacTGCTGTCCCATATACTCATTTGTACAAGGTGTGCAACAGATCATTCCACTCCATTCATAATGGATTGAATGCAATGCATTTGAGATTTTCATGTGACCAACATACCCACTGGCATGGTTTGAAAATTTGGAACTTTGGACTCAGCTCAATGTTGAAGTAGAGtaggttgcagacactttcatgacaaagatggactagagaaggcctgatcagaggcgGAAACAATCCAGATTGTCAAAACCTTAAATCAgccatatctcgcaaatcgggatgagttttcgatatattatatataattttggggtaggaagacctacttaagccaaccaaccccgctatgccccGTTCCCCTTGctaga
Coding sequences:
- the LOC131248143 gene encoding type I inositol polyphosphate 5-phosphatase 2 isoform X4 → MVTIGTWNVAGRIPHNDVDIDEWLCTKEPVDMYILGFQEVVPLNAGNVLGAEDNRPIPKWEAIIRRTLNKSLQPKTKFKCYSAPPSPVMRTSSAADALADEIAAPEGNCKPSGLANGISFESKHLGEINNLGKKLQLKRIYGIDSDSRLDWPECSLDTPPHVLSSNSRLRRVWSSSARMGFDWMEKPLNPTSQDLALEGGLRRVYRSSGNLQSIWSQQQEESEVIDSLSDVSDNLSDEEADLYSENVVGKCEDGADGECEKLQDRYVRIVSKQMVGIYVSLWVRKRLRRHINNLKVSPVGVGLMGYMGNKGSVSVSMSLFQTRLCFVCSHLTSGHKYGDEQKRNSDVFEIIRRTRFPSLYDADQPQTISSHDQIFWFGDLNYRLNMMDADVRKLVAGRQWDELINSDQLSKELRSGRVFDGWKEGVIEFPPTYKYEFNSDRYVGENPKEGEKKRSPAWCDRILWLGKGIKQLSYRQAELSLSDHRPISSIFLVEVEVFDHRKLRRALHFTDARVHPEDFLVEEDDSDIQIESFTHIRGNNML
- the LOC131248143 gene encoding type I inositol polyphosphate 5-phosphatase 2 isoform X1, which gives rise to MRARKGKRSETFWPSIVMKKWLNIKPKVHEFSEDEPDTETESEDDVEDVKRTDTMHVRRMQGSQSVCSDQASSNGMMSKDYLPSKGYPSRHRRGKSETLRVQYINTKDVRVTIGTWNVAGRIPHNDVDIDEWLCTKEPVDMYILGFQEVVPLNAGNVLGAEDNRPIPKWEAIIRRTLNKSLQPKTKFKCYSAPPSPVMRTSSAADALADEIAAPEGNCKPSGLANGISFESKHLGEINNLGKKLQLKRIYGIDSDSRLDWPECSLDTPPHVLSSNSRLRRVWSSSARMGFDWMEKPLNPTSQDLALEGGLRRVYRSSGNLQSIWSQQQEESEVIDSLSDVSDNLSDEEADLYSENVVGKCEDGADGECEKLQDRYVRIVSKQMVGIYVSLWVRKRLRRHINNLKVSPVGVGLMGYMGNKGSVSVSMSLFQTRLCFVCSHLTSGHKYGDEQKRNSDVFEIIRRTRFPSLYDADQPQTISSHDQIFWFGDLNYRLNMMDADVRKLVAGRQWDELINSDQLSKELRSGRVFDGWKEGVIEFPPTYKYEFNSDRYVGENPKEGEKKRSPAWCDRILWLGKGIKQLSYRQAELSLSDHRPISSIFLVEVEVFDHRKLRRALHFTDARVHPEDFLVEEDDSDIQIESFTHIRGNNML
- the LOC131248143 gene encoding type I inositol polyphosphate 5-phosphatase 2 isoform X3, with the translated sequence MTVAVRTSYNVGRMMSKDYLPSKGYPSRHRRGKSETLRVQYINTKDVRVTIGTWNVAGRIPHNDVDIDEWLCTKEPVDMYILGFQEVVPLNAGNVLGAEDNRPIPKWEAIIRRTLNKSLQPKTKFKCYSAPPSPVMRTSSAADALADEIAAPEGNCKPSGLANGISFESKHLGEINNLGKKLQLKRIYGIDSDSRLDWPECSLDTPPHVLSSNSRLRRVWSSSARMGFDWMEKPLNPTSQDLALEGGLRRVYRSSGNLQSIWSQQQEESEVIDSLSDVSDNLSDEEADLYSENVVGKCEDGADGECEKLQDRYVRIVSKQMVGIYVSLWVRKRLRRHINNLKVSPVGVGLMGYMGNKGSVSVSMSLFQTRLCFVCSHLTSGHKYGDEQKRNSDVFEIIRRTRFPSLYDADQPQTISSHDQIFWFGDLNYRLNMMDADVRKLVAGRQWDELINSDQLSKELRSGRVFDGWKEGVIEFPPTYKYEFNSDRYVGENPKEGEKKRSPAWCDRILWLGKGIKQLSYRQAELSLSDHRPISSIFLVEVEVFDHRKLRRALHFTDARVHPEDFLVEEDDSDIQIESFTHIRGNNML
- the LOC131248143 gene encoding type I inositol polyphosphate 5-phosphatase 2 isoform X2; the encoded protein is MRARKGKRSETFWPSIVMKKWLNIKPKVHEFSEDEPDTETESEDDDVKRTDTMHVRRMQGSQSVCSDQASSNGMMSKDYLPSKGYPSRHRRGKSETLRVQYINTKDVRVTIGTWNVAGRIPHNDVDIDEWLCTKEPVDMYILGFQEVVPLNAGNVLGAEDNRPIPKWEAIIRRTLNKSLQPKTKFKCYSAPPSPVMRTSSAADALADEIAAPEGNCKPSGLANGISFESKHLGEINNLGKKLQLKRIYGIDSDSRLDWPECSLDTPPHVLSSNSRLRRVWSSSARMGFDWMEKPLNPTSQDLALEGGLRRVYRSSGNLQSIWSQQQEESEVIDSLSDVSDNLSDEEADLYSENVVGKCEDGADGECEKLQDRYVRIVSKQMVGIYVSLWVRKRLRRHINNLKVSPVGVGLMGYMGNKGSVSVSMSLFQTRLCFVCSHLTSGHKYGDEQKRNSDVFEIIRRTRFPSLYDADQPQTISSHDQIFWFGDLNYRLNMMDADVRKLVAGRQWDELINSDQLSKELRSGRVFDGWKEGVIEFPPTYKYEFNSDRYVGENPKEGEKKRSPAWCDRILWLGKGIKQLSYRQAELSLSDHRPISSIFLVEVEVFDHRKLRRALHFTDARVHPEDFLVEEDDSDIQIESFTHIRGNNML